The window ACTATATTTGAATATTCAGAAATATGAAAATAGCTGTATATATTCTTCTCACCTGGAACATTAAGTAAAATGAATGTCCTAGTTTTGTGCATTTACTTTTGAGAAACTTGGACTTTTCCAAAGCCTTATATATGAATAGAATTATTAAGTAAGAATGAGTTCTTACTTTGTTAGGGAGTATATTTGACCCCCTCCTCAGCTTTTATCTTtaccattaaaatataaactccttgtcAGTGACCTGTTGGGTTTGCCCTTAAGGCAATACAATGAATTTGTGTTACTGTGTAGTTCAAATTCATGATCTTTGAACTATACCCTGGTTACATTATTTCTCTTGTCTCAGTGGAGAGACTGTTGGGCCTGGAAACAGAAGACCTGATTCCActtgtgacctcagacactagctatgtgaccctaagcaagttattGCTTTAACTGTAACTACATACCTCCAGgagctgttgtgaggctcaaatgagatacttcTAAAGCATTTATCTTAGTACCTGGAGAGTTGTAGATAATGTTATTGTCTTAGGCACACCTTCTCCGAACTATATTCCTAAAATTTCCCCTCTTTCTGTAATCTTTCCCTCATCTATTCTGTTGGTATCATCTGCTTTGCAAGGtaactataaagtactatataagtaaGTTTTTACTTATCAGAGCACTCTTTTTTTAACCCATTATCgtacttgatcctcataactccTATAGGATGTTGATAGtgtgtcatccccattttagagatgtagaaactgagatgAAGGTTAATACCTTGCTtgaaggttacacagctatttaAGTAGTAAAGTTtaacatttgaactctggtcgcCTTACTTTTTAGTTTGCTCTTTATAGGAGAACAAAGAAATCCCACCTCTATATCTTatcttttccagattaaaggtgATAAGTAATAATCCTCCTGCCCTATCCACTACCTGCATTGCCTGGACATCAAACAATATTTGTTTCCATCATTTTTTTGCCACTAAAATgctatatttaattatatatacatggtctttgcttttcttctgttcaGTGGGTATTCTTTATCTTTAGATATTAAGGGCTATGTTAGAAATAACTACATTGCTTCTAGCAGAGTAGGTGCctcataaatgttttttgatggtTGTAACATCTCTTCTTTTTACTCTTAGGTTTTTAGAGCTTGGAATAAACAACAGATAAAAATGGGCAGAATTTTCCTTGATCATATTGGTGGGACTCGGCTGTTTTCCTGTGCAAACTGTGATACTATCTTGACCAACCGCTCAGAACTCATCTCTACTCGCTTCACAGGAGCTACTGGAAGAGCTTTTCTTTTCAACAAGGTGGGTAAAAAACCACACGTATGTTTATTTTCTGGAAATTCAAATTCTCTTATGTCACATGGAACTAGATTTGAAAGTGCCTGACTTGGCTCCGTATTCCTGTATTGAAGATCATaggaaaggtttttcttttttatattcttttggctTCTAGTTcaattggatcatagatttaaagcaggGAAGAACTTTACAGGTCATAGGTCATTGTGACCAAtcctttcagttttctcagtgaggaaattaaggcacagGGTGGTTTGGTGacagcccagagaaattaagtgacttatagTTAGTGAATGCCTGAGGGGAAGATGTGAAcagaggtcttcctggcttcaagtccagtACCCTCTGCACTGTGCAACACTGGTCATTTATGCTTAATTGCCTTAAATAGTTATGATTTGAAAACCTATAAGTTATAGGAAAAGCTTTGAAATAAAATCAACTTTGTTAGATCCCTTTGAAATGATTGATACCTGGATGGGAGCTAATCTCATATCACAAccacaaaaaaaagtcatctatagAGTGCTGGTCTCACATAGACAATGAACAGTTCCCATAGAAAGGTGGCTATAACTTTTATCATAGGACTTAGAATTGGAAGTGACTTTAAATCTCATCTaatccatccccttcattttatagatgaagaaactgaggccagagactTGAGCAGTGACAGAATTTCAGCCCGATATTTTGACTAAAAATCTagtgctgagggggcagctaggtgatgcagtggataaagcaccggccttggattcagggggacctgagttcaaatccaacctcagacacttgacacttactagctatgtggccctggacaagtcacttaacccccattgccctgcaaaaaaaaaattttttttaaatctagtgtTGTTTCCACTATAATTTAGCACCAAGGATCAGATTTTGAACCATAAAAATGCATAAATGGTTTGTCTCTCCTGCCCTGTACCATACTATTGCATGTCTATAATGGaatctcccttttaaaaatatgaactaAACACAAATCTGTTTCAGAAACCAAAATGAACAATTGATTGGGATTAGGCTCTTAATTGTCATTGAAGGAGCCATTGTAAATGGGCCAACAAAAGTAAGGAAGAGattatcttttcatttccttttattttgtaaCTAAGGGTAAAGAAGCCCACTTGACCTATAATTTAAACTCTGTCACTGATCTGTCCAATTTTAGATCAGTGGGAGCTAATAAGAATTCCCATTCTGTTTCATTAATATTTAGAGCTTCTTGTTAGAGAATTCTTATGTGTTAAAAAATTTGTACTTAAAATTAtatagacttagagttggaagtgaccccAGAATCCATATAGTCAAATCTCTACCTGAAGAATATTtgcaacaaataaatataaagcctCCTCTAGAACACCTCTACTGACTGGGAATTTACTGTCCATGAGGCccctcattccacttttgggtaGCTCTTATTGCTAGAGAGTTTCTGACTGTTGAACCTATATCTTACTCTGTGCAACTTTCACCCTTTGGGATTGAGTTGCCTATCTAATCCTTCAACCACATGACCAGCCCTCCTAAGAATTGAAGACAACAGTCATATCCCTTTATCCCCAGCCTTTTCTTTCCTGGTCTAAatatctctagctcattttgatTCAGCTTTACAGTTAGCTGTAAGTTCATGCGGGTGGTGACCCAATAATAGACTGCTGATTATATTTTATGGCATTAACCTTTGTAGCCTaggaaaaagacaggaaaaacagTTATATAAAACTGAAATATTTTGGCATGATGCAGATTTACTATATTCTCATATACAGGCACTTGTATCACTCACCTGTAGCAGCAGGATTATTGAACAATAATATTGACATATTCCATGCCCggaatgctctctctttctctcatcgtCTGTTTCTTAGAGTCTGTAGCTTCCATCAAAATAGGggagtgaggtggtgcagtggataaagtatatggtctgaagtcaagaagacccaagtccatatccagcctcaggcatttacgagctgtgtgaccttgtttaagtcacttaaccctatttgcctcagttcctcatcagtaaaataagctggagaaggaaatggcaaaacgccctagtttctttgccaagaaaaccccaaatgagatcacaaagtggacatgactgaaaaaggactgaagCTTCCATGAAAATTCAACTCAGACAGCAGCACCTCCTATGTGAGACCGTTCTTAatgtccttccttccccactaccttgtatttatctttatatagagacagagacagacagagaatataaactccttaaggccAGAAACTTGTTCATTTTTTGGTACatagatacttaacaaatgtttttttggTTGATCATTTAGGATAATGAAAAGTCTTGTGTTATAGTTGATAGAGGAAGAAACAGCTTTGAAGTCTGGAAAGCCTGGGATTACATTCTGCTCCTAATCCATACTAGTTGTAACTTTGAGAATCTATAGCAATGGAGTGAGTTCCCCACATTTGTAAGTGCCCtttaatgatgaaatcacaggtctagaccaaaaccaagggaaaaaaagatgtttctATTTACTGGGTGGTCATATGAATGCTATTTCATCTCTTCCTATACAGTATTTACAGTCAAATTTATGGACAGTCctgctgcctcccctccccattaGTTATAGAGTTTTCTCATTAATAAACTTgcatgccaggggcagctaggtggcgcagtggataaagcaccatccctggagtcaggaggacctgagttcaaatccggcctcagacatttgacatttactagctgtgtgaccctgggcaagtcacttaacccccattgccctgcaaaaaaacccaaaaaaccaaaacaaaaaaaacttgcaTGTCAAGAAGCTCTTAATTCTCTAAGTCTTGTCATTTATGTCTCTATATAACCAGTACTTTGTGCTACCTCACATCAGTCAGAAAATTTGGTATATTGGCATGTAAGTGCTACCCATTGTAGCAGTTCTGGGCTTGGCAACAAATGATGCctatttctttgaaataattttcttccttagGTAGTTAACCTTCAGTACAGTGAAGTTCAGGATCGGGTTATGCTCACTGGACGCCACATGGTTCGAGATGTGAGCTGCAAAAACTGCAACAGCAAACTCGGCTGGATCTATGAGTTTGCCACTGAAGACAGCCAGCGTTATAAGGAAGGCCGAGTGATTCTGGAGCGGGCTCTTGTCCGAGAAAGCGAGGGCTTTGAAGAGCATGTGCCCTCTGATAACTCTTGAAGAGAAGAAGTTTGCTGTCTTTTCCCAGGTCTCCTTcactgaaacagaaaaaaaaaatctacttacaTACACTGTCACCTTAGCATCAGAGTCGGATTCATGAACTGTGGAACAAGAAGTGGAGAGAATTGGAGGtggaacctttctttttttttaactttatattttccATCCAACAGCTGTGTGTAGAGGGAGTATTATGCAGATGCcgttacttttttttccttttctcttatgtTTTACATCTTTGAGCTGAATAGCGTATCTGCAGCTATATGGTGGGTTGAAAGGGAAAACAAATCTGGGCTAATAGAGTGAAATCAGTGTTTTTTAGTGTGAACTTTGGAGGTAAAATAGAAGTCAAGTATGGTTTTTAAGCTTTGGGggacttaattttaatttttttttttaaaacccagttATTTCAACTGATTTGCTAGCTTCAGATAAGAGATCCGAATTTGTGACCAGCGCTAAAGGTTCAGTGTTAGTGTGGCTCGTGCTGGCCATTGTGCCATATTCTTGTGGGGGTTGAACAGTAGCACAGAGCCCATTCTTCCTTGTCAGTCTTGGCCCAAAGGTGTCACCATTGCTAGTTACTTGTCACCACATACTTGGTGTTGATTGGAAACTTTTCAGAAATGGGGCAGAACTGCTTGGTTGTCCTTTTTTCCATGTAACTTAagcataataatataaataaagaaatagttGGATGTTTCTGGTCCTGTGTTGCTTTAACAATCAAAAGTATAAATGATATTAATTTGATAAGTAATGATTGCAGTagtgaatgtttttcttttcatctctattCCAGATTCACTAAATGTAAGAGGTTACTGCAATCTGTTTAAactaaaatattctatttttaaaccCACAATGTTGTAgttaggggggaaaaaacattTGAGCAGAATGTCAGTGTGCATTGATGCAGAAAGCATATAATTTGCATCTGTTTAAAAGAAAGGGAGACAACAAAACAGCCTGTCTTCCAGTACTGTGTCACACAGGGGTTTGGTGCATACCTCATGTGTGCATGTTCTTTCTGACAGGCCTTTACATCCTGATACTTGGGCCAGACAAATAGATTCAAGAATTCAGCTATTGAAATCAAAACTGTAATTTAGTCCCTCTGTAAGGAGGGACTTGAAGTTTGACTCAGGGTGTTTGTCCACGTTTCCTGACATTCGAGAGTTCACGTGAAATTTGCAGTTATACTTGAAATATCGACCCTTATTCTTTCTAGACACTCCAGTATTTTCCGCTGGTCAAATAGATGccattaaaaataacttatttgagTGCACCATCCACACATATCCATGGCATTTTTAGATCTCTCTGATTAGAAAGAAGACTCTGACCTGGTCAAACCTTCAATCTTTAGCAGCCATCTCTGCCTGCTAGACATTGAAGACATCTGCTAGGCTTGGTTAGGACTGTGTTCTTTCTTATCTGATCTCTAAGTTCTTGGTTAGATAAATGTCTCCTGTTAACTAGAGACAATATTGTAATTGAATTAAGAtgcaccaaaaaaaataaatgatctttCCTTCACCAAGGAAACCCCTTGGCTTATTTGCATATTGATTTTTTGACAAATTCATAGTGGCATGTTTTGCCTGCAGCACTCTGTATGTTTGCTGTTAAAATAAAGTATGTTTTGTCCTGTATTGTCTCACCATTGTTTACTTTCCAGTGTGTCTTGGCTTGCCACAttaggtttggggggaggggagagccacCAGGGTTGAATGAAGAGTTTCATGGGCGCAGCATTGAGAGGAGGCAGTGTTCTATAATGTGGGAAAGCACTGActcaggagtcagaggacctgagtttttcTACCTTCATTTTTACTACCactgacctttgacaagtcattcaaccttccTAGGCTTTAGCCTCTTCTAAAAAATGATGGAGCTGGACTTAGATGGtctatgaggtcccttccagtcctagTTCAATAATCCCTATGAGTCTTTCTTTCTACTACCCTTAAACACTGTTCCTGGCCTTGGGGTAAATAGAGGGAGAcaacttaacctttgcctgcccctgcataataaattatatttgtgtATTGCAATGTGCttttattttcctcacaacaaacctatgaggTAGATAGCCTATTAGCCCCATTTTTTTACAATTAAATATTCACAGAGGTGACTTTTATTGCTTTAGATATTAACTCATGCTTTGAATGtcaatcaactagtatttattaagtgcctgctacatTAGAGGTTaagcactgatgatacaaagaaaggcaaaagatagtccctgatttCAATGAGCTTatggtctaatggggaaaacataaGCCTGATAACTATATGCAAGCacaatatatacaggataaattggacatAATCAACAGGGTTGTTCGGAAAGGCTTCTTAAAGTAATGAGACTTTAGCTGATATTTGAAAGACTCTAGAGAAGCTGAGACAAAGATTAGAAGTGACAGGGGCATGGGGAACAACCAGTGAAGATTCCTGGAAATATATATGAGTAAATTAATGATCTAATAACATTCCAATATGTCAGGCCAATTGAATTCAGTTCAATACTTAATGTATCACTGTTATGCAAAGCATTATGCCTAGCCTTGGGATTATAGAAATGAAACTTGTCTAAGGAGCTTAAATCTGAAAGGAGGaggaaactacattttaaaaataaagtttagggAGTGGTAGGGGCAAAGGAAGGATCAAagtgctctaggaaaatttgaggaaatggaagcgAGAGGAAGAGGGTTAATTAAACAAGGTTTCACAGAAGATACAGCATCTTAACTGATTTCTTGAAAGGATGCAAAGATTCTGGAAGgtggaaatgaagagggaatGCATGTCAGCCATGGAAGACGGCTCAT is drawn from Dromiciops gliroides isolate mDroGli1 chromosome 2, mDroGli1.pri, whole genome shotgun sequence and contains these coding sequences:
- the YPEL5 gene encoding protein yippee-like 5, producing the protein MGRIFLDHIGGTRLFSCANCDTILTNRSELISTRFTGATGRAFLFNKVVNLQYSEVQDRVMLTGRHMVRDVSCKNCNSKLGWIYEFATEDSQRYKEGRVILERALVRESEGFEEHVPSDNS